A stretch of DNA from Triticum dicoccoides isolate Atlit2015 ecotype Zavitan chromosome 2A, WEW_v2.0, whole genome shotgun sequence:
TGGAAATGCTTTGCAGTACTTGcagttattactatttttatacccAATTCCTTTATAATTTCCCGTATTTCCACTTTTCCAGAGGCCTCCCAAACTATCTCTTGGTCTGCCTCATCCGGATCCGGTAGTAGAGACTTCTTCGCTGTCAGCTGTACAGCCTCCTGAACCGACTTATGAGTTGAACATCATGGATGAGTTGGATCAAACTAAGACATTATCTTGCTTACAAATCGAGACAATAGTATATGCTTGTCAGGTTTGTTCACATTCTATGATTTGGCTATTATTTTATTTGTACCATCACACCTCTTGTAAATCCTTGTGTTGTTGTATGACAGCGGCACCTTCATCATCTCCCTACTGGTGATAGAGCAGGTTTTTTTGTTGGTGATGGTGCTGGTGTTGGTAAGGGCCGGACAATTGCTGGATTAATCTGGGAAAATTGGCAACAGGGAAGGCATAAGGCAGTGTAAGATTTTTGGCAATAATTCCCATCCAGTCGATGCTCTGCTGAACTGTTAAGAATTTCTGCCATTATGTCTTCACCACACCTTTAGCTGAATTTCTAGTTGCGATTTCCAGGTGGGTATCGGTTGGTTCTGACTTGAAGTATGATGCTCGAAGAGATTTAGATGATGTTGGTGCAAAATGCGTGCAAGGTATGAAACCTATTAAATTGAATGACATTTCACCTTGAGTCAATGCCATCTGCATTGCACCAACTGTGTGTGACCCCTGCGGATCTACATGATAGCATCTTGAACTGTATATGGATTGACATGTGGATTTAACAACACAACATTTATCTAGAAAATGCTAGCAGGGAGTGATTAAGTGCGACTGTTATTTTAGGTAGAATTTAATAAACGGTATATGTTTCAATCTAGCAATAGATGCATCATAACGGACCATATATTTACTATACCGCACTCCAAATAATCCATAAAGTTAATGCAAAAATGATATATAGTAAATATACATACCCCATTGCAAATAGTTGGCAGGAACTGGGAACCTGTTCCTGAGCCTGTCATCGAAACTGAAACTCTTCTGAGTCTTCTTACTCCCTGTAGCAGTAGCCGTAGCACCGTAGCCCAGTCACCTGTTTCATATCTGCTGCCTGGTCATGACTAATTGAAGTTGCCAATTCGGTCCTATGGCGACTTGACTTGACAATTTGCTACATGGAAATTACTGTGTATCTTctcaagaaaatgcaaaagctacgCGTCTCTATGCTTTGAAAAAACCGAAGAGCTTAATTGCAAGCCTAGGACCAGGGTACCAGGCCATACGTGCATAAGCAATACACACATGGATTGACTACCATTCTCGGAAAATTAAAGTTGGATTGTCGCATCAGGCCGCGTCCACAATCTTGCCTCTGTTGACTGCGTATATGGGCGCTGGCCAAGGCATTTCGTGCCTTCCAGATGCACCAAGTGGCATGCTGGAAGAGCAACACCATTCCTTTCCAGTGGCTGTGTGGGGGTGATTTTGCATATTTTTAAATTGTCTATATGTGATTGGATGTGGTATGTATGTACATCCCTGTTAAGTATGCATGAATTCATTATGTTCTAAATTTGAAATATTAAGCTCTAAATTTAAAATACTGCACACAGTACGAATGGGTATCTGTGGCACATTGAAATACTACAAGCGAAATTTAAGCAATAAATCCTAGCATCTCGATGATAGAAGTGCATGTATTTGGTATATGTTTTCCTGCTCGGAAATATAAACTACATGAAGCATATAAATTACCTAAACATAATATTTTGTTTGCAAACGATTGGCAGGATCGCAGAAGGATCACGATCATAAGGATCTTATGATCAGGATTAGGAAAACTTATGATCCTAAAAATGACATGTCTCAGAAAGGTCCAGTATAGGGATAATGAGAACCTTGGATAAAAGAGAATATATAACCTTTAGTGCTTTACAATGACTTCTGCCTGAATATTGGCGCTATCCTGTTTAGGTAATTAAGTGTTTTTTGAATACCAAGGATCTCGACAGGCACTGTCCATACATGACTTTTTGTAGGAAGTTGTGAGGAGAATCATGTATTGATAACATTTGATCATACTACTCCTGGCATTTGCGATTTGCATCCTTGAGAGAAATTCTCCACAAAAAGTAGTTTTTGACTTTTTTCTTCCAACTGCTAGGCAGATTGTATTGTGTACTCAGTTTGCGCTTCATATTCTTTGCCAAAAAAAAGTTTGCATTTCATATTTATGGCTGATAATTACAATTGATATTGCTATATTTGTTATGCAGTGCATCCTTTAAATAAGCTACCATATTCTAAGCTAGACTCGAAGGCCATTGGGATAAAGAATGGCGTAATTTTTGTAACTTACAGCAGCTTGATAGCATCATCCGAGAGAGGCCGTTCTCGTTTGCAGCAACTAGTCCAATGGTGTGGACATGAGTTTGATGGTCTCATAGTGTTCGATGAGGTAATTTTCTTGTACATAGGAAATgagagttttttttctttttactacAGATTTGCTCTAGATATTTATATTTGCAGTAAAAAGAAAGAACTAGCAGAGCCGAATTTTATCTTTTTTTTTCTGCTGCGTTTGTTTTGTAGCCATATCTGTATAGCTGAGTGTATTTTGTGCTCAATTTATCTTTTCCTTGCAGTGCCACAAGGCCAAAAATCTGATTCCTGATGCAGGGAGCCAGCCCACCCGCACTGGTAAAGCAGTTCTTGAGATCCAGGTTTGTTTATGGCCGGAATCATAATCTAGCTGGAAATTAAGTCTTCACTGTTCTCTATGTTTCCAACTTTGTGAATGTTAGAAATATCCTTAATACTAACATTTTTTAATCTAATCTGAACATTAGGGTATTCTTTTGTAATATTTTTAGAAAAATAAGGGCCTTCTGATGGGCTGATTGCCATGATATGATGGATTTCATCAAGTTCTAGGGGTTCATTCAATATAAGAGTATGCAATCTAGCTTAATCTGTTACTGCATaccaagtattattgttttcacagTATGAAAAGAAATACAATTGTTAAGTGTGCATGCGTAACACATCAGAGTTCAGTCAATATAAGAGTATGCAATCTACCTTAATATGTCGCTGCATGCCGTGTTTTTGATTTTCACAGTATGAACAATTTTTTTGATGCGTTTGTGTTAAGTTTTCACCCGCAATTTATATCATGCTAAACGTTTAATGTCTTTCAGAAGTAGCTGACAACATTTACCGTGGGTTATCCTCGTCTTATTTTAATAACTTAAATTTTGCGTAATAAACAAATAGTGAAGGCACGTAATACTGATGGCGTTAATTGAATTTTGCTGCCATCTGATATTGGTACGTCATGTTTTAAAGAATATATATTTGATATACGCATGTTGAATTAAATACTATGACATCATCTATATGACATAACAGGAAAAGTTACCTGAGGCCCGTGTTGTTTACTGCTCAGCAACTGGTGCATCAGAACCACGGAATTTGGGCTATATGGTTCGACTCGGACTCTGGGGGGACGGAACATCATTTCAGGATTTTCCGCAATTTTTAGGTTAACTGATTTATCCTTTTACTTGAATCTTTCATGTAACAATTAGTTGAAAGCATATGCTTAAGTTGACAGCACAATAAGTAATTGTTTTCCTAACTAACTAGATCGGGCAGTGCAGCACAAGCTGCATAACACAACATAGCAACTGCAAGCTTTGAGTTTATTGCTGTGCAAAGTAATATAGTTGAGATCACACAGTAGGATCATCTGACTTCACTGTGCAAAGAATGACTTGGTTGGCCAGAAGTTTTAGAAATAGACTGCTAATATAGTTGTTGGGTAGTATCCAGTGTTCAAGAAAGCGTTTTTAAGCGATGCTTAAGCGCGATTAAGCGCTGAGCGATGGCAAAGCGCTTCGCTTTTGCCCTAAGCGGTAGATTAAGCGTTTTTTATTTAAATTTGACCAAAATTTGGCAATTTTTGTACTTCTTCTGCTGGTCTGCTTGCGCAATAATGGCAATATGCTATTTATCTTATTGCTAGGCTATGTTCAAGAACTATTTCCTTCATATTTTGGCAAAATTCTGTCCACATGATATCTGTTAGGTTATGTCTATTTGAACTGAACTGCattttagttgttattttgcttgctATGCTAACCTGATATGTATTTGCTATTGTGTGAACTGTATTTCAGATGCTACTTCAATTACCCATGTGCCATGCTTCCTATTTTCATGCGTATATCATTCAAAATCTGTCAAATTCTAGCCAATTTCAAAAAACGCTTAAGTGCGATTAAGCTGTGCTTAAGCGCTCATTGCTCTAAGCTGTGGCCTTCTGCTTTGCTTACGCTTTCCGTTTTCTTGAACATTGGTAGTATCTTTGGTTTATTGCTGCTTCGAGTAATTCAAGCTCCACCTTTAATTAATCTAAATCATCATTTCTGGAGTGCACTCTGTGGTTTTCAGTTTTCTTTGCAAGACAGTGAGTGAGTATTTGGGTTTTGCGTTGGATTATGTTAGGCAGTTACTTTGTGTTCCCTTTGGATTCTGCGAGTCATTTTAATGAAGCATTGCATGCCTTATGCTTAGAAGGAACTGCTGTAAAACCCAGTAGAATTTATCAAATGTTGTAGTTCTAAATACTTTATGCAAACATATGCAGGTGCTCTTGAAAAAGGTGGTGTGGGTGCTCTTGAACTTGTTGCCATGGACATGAAAGCTAGGTTAGTGGTCTTTCCAGATCTCATGCACCATGACACGAAGAGCCCATATGAATGGGTACCAATTACCATGTGTCAATTGTGCTGTGTATAAATGGGaaatcaactactccctccgttccaaaatagatgacccaactttatactaactttgtactaaagttagtataaagttgggtcatctattttggaatggagggagtagaattcaTCTGCTATAATCTGTTTGAACTATTAGCTGATGCATGTTCTTTTAATCAGAATGATATATTGAGTACTCCTTTCATTAAATGTCTTGCAGGGGTATGTATGTTTGTCGTACACTAAGTTATAAGGGGGCAGATTTTGATACTGTGGAGGCTCCTCTTGAGGAAAGAATGACGGTAAAAACCATAAAATATTAGCCTATATTTATTTGTCTTATAGCTTTATTTTTGGTGGTATGGTTGCTTTGCACTTTCATGCCTTCTTCCCGTCAATTTTTGCTTATCCATAAAGTAAAACTCTATAATTTGTATTCCAACTTGTTGTTTGTTTGTGTTTGAGAAAatgtttatttgtaatgatattcaTGTGTTACAACAAGTAATTGATTTTTAGGCTCTCTGTCCACTTTTTAACATAAAAGACTATTAGCTTACAATAAAGTTGCTTTATTTTTATCTACAATGCAGAATATGTACGGAAAGGCAGCTGAATTCTGGGCGGACTTGCGCCTTGAGCTCCTGTCAGCAGGTGAAATCTCTGGAGAAGAGAAAGGTGTTTCAAATCAAATATGGCGGCTATATTGGTCCAGTCATCAGGTGTTGCATCCTTACATTTTTTGGAAACTAACTTCATTGAATTTTATTACCTTTGCAATTCTGCATCTTTTACAGTTCCATGACTGCATGGTTTtctaaagtcattttttgctcttcTATTTTTGTAAAGCTTACAGTATAGCATAAGGAATATCCTAGATAATTGCCTCTCATGCTAAAAAGTACTTACACTGTTACTCATATAAAATGGATGGCTACTTTTTGCAGCGTTTCTTCAGGCATATGTGCATGTCTGCAAAGGTCCCTGCTGTTGTGAAGTTGGCTAAGGAGGCTTTGGCTGAGAACAAATGTGTGGTGATTGGTCTTCAGAGTACTGGAGAGGCTCGAACAGAGGAAGCTGTCACAAAATATGTGCGTTCATGTTTCCTGCTGAACAtctcaaatctctctctctctctctctctctctagcgttTGTAGCAACTTACAAAGTGACTGCTtgattatttcaaatttgaaacagGGTGTTGAAATGGAAGACTTTGTTTCTGGTCCCCGGGAGCTTCTTCTGAAGCTGGTTGAAGAAAATTACCCTTTACCTCCAAAACCTGATACTTTTCAGCAAGGTTTGTGCTAGTTGTTTTAGCATGTTAACCCTAGCCAGGTTTTACCGAGTTCCACATCTTTAGTCCTTGTTGCATGCAAAGTACTGTGTGTGATGCATGAAATATTGTTACCTAGAAGGCGAGAAGTTAGTGCTCACTCTAGTGATATTTCCTTTTACTGGTCAACTATACATTTTCAGTTATATCCATTATCACTCGCATAGTCGCATAAACAGAGTAATGGGTTAGAATGTGACCCTTTCATCTAGGGAACTGGAGCATCCTGTTTAGGGGTATTTCATTATTTCATTTTGCGTCCTCCCTGAATCATTTTCATTTGGTCATATCTTGTTTCAGGTCTTTTGGTTATTCTAGTTGTCTGCTTCTTTACTATTTAATTAAATATAAGCTATTGTAGGTGAAGAAAAAGTCACAGAGATCCAGCGTAAGCGGCATTCTGCACAAGATGTATCTTTTAAAGGGCGAGTTAGGAAAGTAGCAAAGATGGAAGATGTGAGCGATGATGATAGTGGTGACTATTCTCCATGTAAGTTTTTTTGGGGATCACTTGATTATAGTCTCAGCTGCCAGCCATGTAGCAAACCTTTTATTGCTTATTAGTTAGTAGTGCAGTTCCAGGTTGTGTCACTTTCTGTTATAGCATAGCTGCATTGAAACATTAATTTAAATGCCAGCACAAATATGATTTTGACCAGCCTTTCAATGTAAACTGTTTGTGTAACATGTATTCTTGTACTGGATACAGCTGTCAATATACTTGCTGGGAACATCGTGGCAACTTTTGGAAATTAGCAATTCAAGTTTTGTTCATGTGAAAGTACTTTCATTTATGACATCGGACACAGCTGTTAATGTACTCATTGGGAACAACATAATTACTGAAATCACAAAAAATACTTGTATAATCTATATTCTCAAAGACAACGAGGAAATGATTTTTTTATAGCATAGAAAAAAACTCACTTATATCTGTAAAAATTGTGGGACTCTGACTTGATTATACTTTCTCTAGACAGAAGAAAGAAACTAACCGACTTAAAATATCTTGGTGGATAGTGGGTTAGACACTCTGGGCAGCAGCCTATTATTCTCATTGCTCAAAGCTATTACACAAAGTTAGGTTGTGTCTATGATGTCGCCTCGCCCTCAATGCTATCACACAAGGGTCTGCAAAGGCTATGTAAAAGTTATAGGTGCAGCTGTTGCTAACTATTTGAAGATCAGAAATCAAGGTCTACAGGGTAGTGTATGATGGTGCTTAGTGTGTGTAATATGCTCAGGAATGTTTACAGAAATTAaatttagtaacttgaaataaacaTTTGAAAAAGGAAGTAATGAACGGAAAAACTAAAACGTGTGAGGCAGTATGAGTATAACAGTGGAATATATATCCCTATATAGTGTGGGAATAACTTCAAACATGAGCCAGTGGTGGAGAGTTGGCAAATCCTTACGCTACTAACCTTTGGATTGCTCCTCTGTTGCACTAGACTGTGCCACATGGAGTTCAGCCTCCCATAGCCTAGACATTTTTCATTCCTCCTAAAGCCTTCTATTTCCCTCCTTAGTCCTAAGTCCTAACCCCCTAAATGAATCTCCCGGGCCTATCTGAAGTCAAGAACTATCTAAAAGATGCTAAACGGAAGAAGAAAAAagtgagaataacagcaggtgcaaGCAATATaaatgatgcatgatactgacagcaTTACATTTGGTCATTTACTAATCTGTTTCCTCTACGCATCGCCTTTTGGAGGCTAGATAGATGCAAATGTTTTGACATGCGAAGCATGTGCCTTTTACTAGTAATGGATGAAAAGATGAATAATGAGGTCTAAAAGTGCTCGCATAGAACTTGCCCTCTGCCTTTGTgctgtttctctttaatcttgatcACTGATCAGGTAGACCATAAACCAATTATTGCTTTACAGGCACACACTGAACAATCAAGATGAGTNNNNNNNNNNNNNNNNNNNNNNNNNNNNNNNNNNNNNNNNNNNNNNNNNNNNNNNNNNNNNNNNNNNNNNNNNNNNNNNNNNNNNNNNNNNNNNNNNNNNNNNNNNNNNNNNNNNNNNNNNNNNNNNNNNNNNNNNNNNNNNNNNNNNNNNNNNNNNNNNNNNNNNNNNNNNNNNNNNNNNNNNNNNNNNNNNNNNNNNNNNNNNNNNNNNNNNNNNNNNNNNNNNNNNNNNNNNNNNNNNNNNNNNNNNNNNNNNNNNNNNNNNNNNNNNNNNNNNNNNNNNNNNNNNNNNNNNNNNNNNNNNNNNNNNNNNNNNNNNNNNNNNNNNNNNNNNNNNNNNNNNNNNNNNNNNNNNNNNNNNNNNNNNNNAACTGGATGGGGAAGCCCCTGATACGAAAAGGAAATAACTATAAAATGGTCCTTGTAGTATTTAGCAATAAGATGCATAATAAATGTGCAAGAAGGTTCcctttgaaaattcaaatatgcaaCAATTGATTACTCAAGAAAGCAGAAACATCTCTTTAATGCTCATTACATGCTATCGATTACGTGTCCGCTATGGCTGTGTAGGTTGCAACTATACTTGCTGAGACAGCTGCTTTTAGCAGCCACAACAATGCTTTATTATAGTGTGATATTTTGAGACAGAGCTATTGCTACTTGAGTACTTCTGATTAGATATGCTGAACTTTTTAATTTTATATTCTTTTGATAATTGTTATTCTACTTATAATGTTTCAGCTGAGTCATCAGACCATGAATCATCAGAATCGGATGAGGAGTTCCACATGTGTCAAATCTGCAACTCAGAGGAGGTGACTTTTATTGTTTATTATTTGGTTCTTTTGTGTTAAATAGGATCATACAGATCTATATTGTTGAATACAAATTCAGATCTGTCAGATTCTTTGACATCATCGCTCTTAAGTTACACGGAGTGCCATTCTTTTTGCAAGTTAACCTCATGACCGTGGCTGCTTTCGTACTTCTTTCTTCCATATTTGTCAGTACCATTTGCTGTTTAATATTGTGTTTAGTGATAACTGATAACCATGCCAAAACCACTGTAGAATGTtggcaggagaatatgatgtctgtGGAAGTGAAAATCCATTTGAGTTTTTTCTTGTAAAGTTCttctgtactccctccgtttttatttactctgcttaTCAGCTTTGTCTTAAGTAGACTTTGATCAGTTTGTACAAAAAAAGTTAACATCCACAAtaccaaatcaataccattagataacATTGAATATATTTTTGGATCATATATATttgttattgtgaaagttcatattatTTTATATAAACTTCATCAAACCTTATAAAGTTTACTTTGGTGTAAATAAAAACGGAGTGATATAATAATATCTTTATTTTCAGGAGAAGAGTCTATTGCTCAATTGCTCTGGTTGTTCTCTACGTGTTCATCCTAGCTGTCTGACACCACCTTGGACTGGTATGTTGACTGATGATTGGTCATGCTACTCATGTAAGAAGATAGAAGGCCAGGAAATGGAGCATGATGCTAATGTAGCTGATTTTTCAAAGAGGTATTTCGTGTATTTGATGAACCACAATCCTCATCAGCTTATGATCATCTGCACGATTTATAAATGCTTTGTTGTGTCTTATTGTCAGGTATGACTCCGCAGTAGAGAGAAAGTTGAAGATTTTGGATGTCATACGTTCCTTGGATCTCCCTAATAATCCTCTGGATGATATCATTGATCAGGTAATTTTAGCTTACTTCTCGTAGTAATGTTGATTATCATAATCCTGGTTGTTCTCTCTAATTTCTGAGCTTGTATTGGACTTTTCTGTATATTGAAGTTCAGAATCAACTAATGTTTGCAAAGATTGTCATTCCCAACCCAATTAGTGGTGGCCAATGTGGCCCTAATAAAGTAACGATTTAATTCATACCacaatatataatgcctttggatcCTAACATAGTATTTCCGGACTCACTCTTTGGGGTGAAGTGAGGCCCAATATCCTGAGTCCTAACGAGTTCCCATGCAGGGGACTGGccttttttttagagatttcagacCTTGGAGCATTACAAATATTCTCATACACCTACCTAGGTTTCTTCTAGTATGAACTGTTAGGATTGTGTGATGATTCTCTATTTCGTTTCTTGCTTTCTGGATATTTTGGTATATAACTATTATAAATGGTGAGTGCTAGGGTAATGGATGGTATTACAATATTGCATTTCAGAGCAGAAGAAAGGGATGTTCGAGATGTAAAACCGTTTGTGTACTGCTTGAGtaagcattgctggaagagcttcctTGTTGGCATCTGTTTTTGCCTGAAGATGAAATCTTATATCTAGAACTCGAAATTTATGTGTAAAGGGATATGTTGTGTAGATTTTAATTAAACCCATTCTCTGCTTTAGGCTGTAACATATTAAGAACAttccattttatttgaattttgtaGCTAGGGGGGCCTGACAAGGTCGCAGAAATAACTGGACGACGTGGTATGCTAATAAGAGCTTCAGATGGAAAAGGCGTTATTTATCAGGCGCGGAACGCGTGAGATAGCTTACTTATGTTATttgttttacatttttcttgtcagCTATCCCATACGTGTATATTTGTTTCTTGTAGGAAAGAAGTCTCAATGGAGATGATCAATATGCATGAAAAGCAGCAGTTCATGGATGACAAAAAACTAATTGCAATTATATCTGAAGCAGGATCAGCTGGTGTTTCCCTACATGCTGACAGAAGGGCAAAAAACCAGGTTTTTGTATCTCCATTTTTCCCATCGGTTGCAACTACACCAATCATCTATTTGTAATGATGCTAAAAATGCTTAAACAAAATTTGCAGAGAAGGAGAGTACATGTAACACTAGAACTCCCCTGGAGTGCAGACCGTGCAATACAGCAGTTTGGGAGAACACATCGCT
This window harbors:
- the LOC119356252 gene encoding protein FORGETTER 1-like; this encodes MAGGSSSPSPASALIQVRCAGCRGVLAVAPGMTEFICPKCQMAQRLPPQLMPNPSSSTPSPPKSSAAPALPAPPQPRKRASQASQTSQAHGVDPTKIQLPCVRCQAVLNVPHGLANFRCPQCGVDLAVDLSKLQNFLTAASNGAPPASVPVPPTFLPVLPPGTPQLPQLVAVTTTVPIGLPTTEPPEEINEVAIDVERDEDEGGTVGETFTDYRPPKLSLGLPHPDPVVETSSLSAVQPPEPTYELNIMDELDQTKTLSCLQIETIVYACQRHLHHLPTGDRAGFFVGDGAGVGKGRTIAGLIWENWQQGRHKAVWVSVGSDLKYDARRDLDDVGAKCVQVHPLNKLPYSKLDSKAIGIKNGVIFVTYSSLIASSERGRSRLQQLVQWCGHEFDGLIVFDECHKAKNLIPDAGSQPTRTGKAVLEIQEKLPEARVVYCSATGASEPRNLGYMVRLGLWGDGTSFQDFPQFLGALEKGGVGALELVAMDMKARGMYVCRTLSYKGADFDTVEAPLEERMTNMYGKAAEFWADLRLELLSAGEISGEEKGVSNQIWRLYWSSHQRFFRHMCMSAKVPAVVKLAKEALAENKCVVIGLQSTGEARTEEAVTKYGVEMEDFVSGPRELLLKLVEENYPLPPKPDTFQQGEEKVTEIQRKRHSAQDVSFKGRVRKVAKMEDVSDDDSGDYSPSESSDHESSESDEEFHMCQICNSEEEKSLLLNCSGCSLRVHPSCLTPPWTGMLTDDWSCYSCKKIEGQEMEHDANVADFSKRYDSAVERKLKILDVIRSLDLPNNPLDDIIDQLGGPDKVAEITGRRGMLIRASDGKGVIYQARNAKEVSMEMINMHEKQQFMDDKKLIAIISEAGSAGVSLHADRRAKNQRRRVHVTLELPWSADRAIQQFGRTHRSNQTSAPQYRLLFTNLGGEKRFASIVAKRLESLGALTQGDRRAGPSLSAFNYDSTYGKRALTMVYRGIMEQDSFPVVPPRCSDNQASIEEFITEAKVALVSVGIIRDATVCNGKVAGKLSGRIVDADMHDVARFLNRLLGLAPDIQNRLFDLFISILDVVLHNARREGQLDSGIVDIKGKNIELKEPPKTVHVDSLSGASTILFTFTIDRGVTWESAKAMLDGRENDGAGSSNDGFYESKREWMGRRHFTLALEGSTEGIYKIIRPAIGEALREMPLSELKGKYRKVSSIDKVSKGWQDEYDVSSKQCMHGSKCKVGSYCTVGRRLQEFNILGGLILPVWGTIEKALAKQVYQNHKRIRVVRLVTTNDNQRIVGLFIPNAAVESVLTGLQWVQDIND